A genomic region of Pseudomonas frederiksbergensis contains the following coding sequences:
- a CDS encoding NfeD family protein, producing the protein MNTRGWCAVALLLGLSGSVFAADTVVLIVPNPLGVWLMMFGIAFIVAEAVLPNYGVVGLGGILMFVIGAVILSNADVPTPLIIGLGLISALLLVALLIHALKTRPRHIVSGDAGLLGSVTQVTALQDHNTHKGWVHLQGERWQVHCKAPLHPGQRVRVVARKGTLLEVAAADAAPQGE; encoded by the coding sequence GTGAACACTCGCGGGTGGTGTGCAGTTGCACTGTTGTTGGGGTTGAGTGGGTCGGTTTTCGCGGCAGACACTGTCGTGCTGATTGTCCCCAACCCACTCGGCGTCTGGCTGATGATGTTTGGTATTGCGTTCATCGTGGCCGAGGCGGTGCTGCCCAACTATGGCGTGGTCGGGCTGGGCGGCATTTTGATGTTTGTGATCGGCGCAGTGATTCTGAGCAATGCCGATGTCCCCACGCCACTGATCATCGGTCTTGGACTGATCAGCGCCCTGCTGTTGGTCGCGTTGCTGATCCATGCCCTGAAAACCCGACCGCGCCACATCGTCAGCGGCGATGCCGGGCTGCTCGGCAGCGTCACGCAGGTGACCGCGTTGCAGGACCACAACACGCATAAGGGCTGGGTGCATTTGCAAGGCGAACGCTGGCAGGTGCACTGCAAGGCACCCTTGCATCCCGGGCAACGGGTGCGAGTGGTGGCGCGCAAAGGAACGCTGCTGGAAGTGGCCGCGGCTGACGCGGCGCCGCAAGGAGAATGA
- a CDS encoding aminoacyl-tRNA deacylase has protein sequence MRMARTVQRSLEEAHCEFDVVTHPHSASSLETARVAGIPAERVAKSVILDDRHGHYLMAVLPASRHLDLTKVRGSGEWQVTRESTLAHLFNDCERGAVPALGESYGLDMVIDPLLTRQKEIYVEAGNHNNLVHLSMDQYLKMVPHAEVCELSQ, from the coding sequence ATGCGTATGGCAAGAACCGTGCAGCGCAGCCTGGAAGAGGCGCACTGCGAATTTGACGTGGTCACTCACCCGCATTCGGCCAGCAGCCTGGAAACCGCCCGGGTGGCGGGCATTCCTGCTGAGCGCGTGGCGAAATCGGTGATCCTCGACGACCGTCACGGCCACTACCTGATGGCCGTCCTGCCGGCCAGCCGGCATCTGGACCTGACCAAGGTACGCGGCAGCGGCGAATGGCAAGTCACCCGCGAAAGCACCCTGGCCCACCTGTTCAACGACTGCGAACGCGGTGCGGTTCCGGCCTTGGGCGAATCCTATGGCCTGGACATGGTCATCGACCCGTTGCTGACCCGCCAGAAAGAGATCTACGTCGAAGCCGGCAACCACAACAACCTCGTGCACTTGAGCATGGACCAGTACCTGAAAATGGTGCCCCATGCCGAAGTGTGCGAGCTGAGTCAGTAG